In a genomic window of Trichoderma atroviride chromosome 4, complete sequence:
- a CDS encoding uncharacterized protein (EggNog:ENOG41) — MNETISTHYTPRQPDSAFVDDDSRWEAVKSRNPKADGLFVYAVRSTGVYSRPTCKARLAHRFNTAFFKSSIEAQSAGYRPCKRCHPEDSAPMPEDIGVAKIRAFMKARPLAAMMEKDGTITMLSLSQMARQVGLSKWHFHREFKKCFGVTPVEYLRIEKAARLAAPTEVQEQSLPKGGFQIKREHEHLDRLDTT, encoded by the exons ATGAACGAGACAATTTCAACACATTATACTCCTCGGCAACCAGATTCCGCGTTTGTCGACGATGACAGTCGCTGGGAGGCTGTAAAATCGCGCAATCCAAAAGCAGATGGTCTCTTCGTTTACGCTGTGCGAAGTACTGGTGTATATTCCCGTCCTACCTGCAAAGCACGCCTCGCCCATCGATTCAATACCGCCTTCTTCAAATCAAGTATCGAAGCCCAAAGTGCGGGATACCGACCGTGTAAGCGCTGTCATCCTGAAGATAGTGCTCCCATGCCGGAAGATATTGGGGTGGCCAAGATTCGTGCATTCATGAAGGCACGACCCCTtgcggcgatgatggagaaggacgGTACAATCACAATGCTGAGTCTAAGTCAAATGGCTCGCCAGGTTGGGCTATCCAAGTGGCATTTTCACCGCGAATTTAAAAAGTGTTTTGGAGTGACACCAGTCGAGTATCTCAGGATAGAGAAAGCAGCGAGACTTGCAGCTCCAACAGAAGTCCAGGAGCAGTCACTGCCTAAAGGTGGATTTCAAATTAAAAGAG AGCACGAGCATCTAGATAGACTCGACACGACATAA